The stretch of DNA AGTTTACGATTAAGATGCAGCAAGAAACTGAAAAACAAGCACTTGGACTCCAGTTATGAGTGGTCCAGAAAAAGGGGTATGGTCAATACGCAGATATGCAGTCACCGGGTAAAAAAACAGCGTTAGAAATGATTATTTAAAAGGGTCTTCAGGCACTTATCACTTATCATTTATCTTTGTATTCTTTTATTATACCTTCGGCTATTTCCACGGCCAGGCCGACAAAATCCGCGCATTTAATCCTGTAACTTCCATTATTTTTAAGAATTTCATCTTCTTCAGGTTTGCTTAAATCATAACCCAACAATTCCCTGCATATTATAGTGCTCTTTTCGGCCCTGAATTTTTTTACAAACTTATCTGCCAGCATAATTCCATCGGCCTTCAGCGCCGAATCCGAAGCAAATTCTTTTTCTATTAGTACAGCGCCTAATGCCATTATCGCCCCCGATACAGCCCCGCAGGTTTCCGCGTTTCTTCCAATACCCGCCCCAAAACCCGCCGCAAGAGATATCTTAACTTTTCTATCCAGCAGATCATCAGTGACTACCGCCGCAAAAACAGACTGCGAACAGTTATAAC from Candidatus Goldiibacteriota bacterium encodes:
- a CDS encoding C_GCAxxG_C_C family protein produces the protein MTNKEKALEMFGNGYNCSQSVFAAVVTDDLLDRKVKISLAAGFGAGIGRNAETCGAVSGAIMALGAVLIEKEFASDSALKADGIMLADKFVKKFRAEKSTIICRELLGYDLSKPEEDEILKNNGSYRIKCADFVGLAVEIAEGIIKEYKDK